GGGGAGGCTACTTAAGGAGAAGGGGATGACCATTTCAGTGGCTGAGTCGTGTACAGGAGGCCTTATCGCCCACCGCGTCACCGAGATCCCAGGCAGCTCCGAGTACTTCCTTCGGGGGCTGGTGGTCTATACCAACCAGGCGAAGGAGGACCTCTTGGGTGTGCCGCGCTCCATATTAGAAAAATTTGGTCCAGTGAGCAGGGAGACAGCCGAGTTCATGGTCAAGGGGGTAAGGGAGCAGAGCAGGACCACCTTAGGTGTGGCCATTACAGGTATTGCCGGCCCCACAGGGGGCACTCCCAACACCCCTGTCGGGAGGGTCTTCATTGCCCTAGCCGCAGAAGATATAATAGAGATAAAAAAATACGACTTCTTCGGCGATCGCCATCAGATAAAACTGATGGCCTCTGAGGTGGCCCTGGACAGGGTGAGAAGATATTTGTTAA
The DNA window shown above is from Deltaproteobacteria bacterium and carries:
- a CDS encoding CinA family protein, producing GRLLKEKGMTISVAESCTGGLIAHRVTEIPGSSEYFLRGLVVYTNQAKEDLLGVPRSILEKFGPVSRETAEFMVKGVREQSRTTLGVAITGIAGPTGGTPNTPVGRVFIALAAEDIIEIKKYDFFGDRHQIKLMASEVALDRVRRYLLRP